A section of the Lepus europaeus isolate LE1 chromosome 10, mLepTim1.pri, whole genome shotgun sequence genome encodes:
- the SDCBP2 gene encoding syntenin-2 yields the protein MSALYPSLEDLKVDQVIQAQSRMPALLLPAAATSTSPVLYPNLAELDSYMGLSLSSQEVQQSLSPSAEGSTVAVSGSWAGQVVAPVSGNNLGVRRAEIKPGVREIHLCKNEQGKIGLQLRAIDKGVFVQLVQANTPASLVGLRFGDQILQINGQDCSGWSTDKVHRVLKKALAEKIVMVVRDRPFQRTVTMHKDSAGHVGFFIKKGKITSLIKGSSAARNGLLTNHYVCEINGQNVIGLKDKDITKILGTAGNVITLTIIPSVIYEHMVKKLSPTLLHRTMDHSIPDV from the exons ATGTCCGCCCTGTACCCATCTCTGGAGGACCTGAAGGTGGACCAGGTCATCCAG GCCCAGTCCAGGATGCCTGCGCTGCTGCTCCCGGCGGCAGCCACCTCCACGTCTCCAG TTTTGTACCCAAACCTGGCGGAACTGGATAGTTACATGGGCCTTTCCCTCTCCAGCCAAGAGGTCCAGCAGAGCTTGTCTCCGAGCGCCGAGGGGAGCACG GTAGccgtctctggctcctgggcaggccaggtggtggCACCCGTGTCCGGGAACAACCTGGGCGTGCGGCGTGCGGAGATCAAGCCTGGGGTGCGGGAGATTCACCTGTGCAAGAACGAGCAGGGCAAGATTGGGCTGCAGCTGCGCGCCATCGACAAG gggGTCTTTGTGCAGCTGGTTCAGGCCAACACCCCCGCGTCCCTTGTGGGGCTGCGCTTTGGGGACCAGATCCTGCAGATCAACGGGCAGGACTGCAGCGGGTGGAGCACGGACAAAGTCCACCGCGTGCTGAAGAAGGCGTTAGCCGAGAAGATCGTCATGGTTGTTCGCGATAG GCCATTCCAGCGGACTGTGACCATGCACAAGGACAGCGCAGGCCATGTGGGCTTCTTCATCAAGAAGGGCAAGATCACTTCCTTGATCAAAGGGAGTTCCGCAGCCCGCAACGGGCTGCTCACCAACCACTACGTGTGTGAGATCAACGGGCAGAACGTCATCGGACTCAAG GACAAAGATATCACAAAGATTTTGGGCACAGCTGGGAACGTCATCACCCTGACCATCATCCCCTCTGTGATCTATGAGCACATGGTCAAAAA GTTGTCCCCAACCCTGCTCCACCGCACCATGGACCACTCCATCCCAGATGTCTGA
- the SNPH gene encoding syntaphilin isoform X2, with translation MKYTLCSDNHGIKPPTPEQYLTPLQQKEVCIRHLKARLKDTQDRLQDRDTEIDDLKMQLSRMQEDWIEEECHRVEAQLALKEARKEIKQLKQVIDTVKNNLIDKDKGLQQYFVDINIQNKKLETLLHSLEVAQSGTAKEDGTGESAGGSPARSLTRSSTYTKLSDPAVCGDRQPGDPPSASAEDGADSGYAAADDSLSRTDALEASSLLSSGVDCGPEETSLHGSFSLGPRFPASNTCEKLLCGMEAGVQASCMQERAIQTDFAQYQPDLDTILEKVTQAQVYGTVFESEDRCPEPGPHPPGPRDPNSAVVVTVGDELETPEPVTCGPTPHHPSANPNPGPSVSVVCPVEEEEEATASAEKEPKSYWSRHYLVDLLAVVVPAVPTVAWLCRSQRRQGQPIYNISSLLRGCCTVALHSIRRISCRSLGQPGPSSAGGGSQL, from the exons ATGAAGTACACGCTGTGCAGTGACAACCATGGCATCAAGCCCCCGACCCCGGAGCAGTACCTGACTCCGCTGCAGCAGAAGGAGGTATGCATCCGGCACCTGAAGGCCCGGCTGAAGGACACACAGGACCGCCTCCAGGACCG GGACACTGAGATTGATGACCTGAAGATGCAGCTGTCCCGCATGCAGGAGGACTGGATCGAGGAGGAGTGCCACCGTGTGGAGGCCCAGCTGGCCTTGAAGGAGGCCCGCAAGGAGATCAAGCAGCTCAAGCAGGTCATTGACACTGTCAAGAACAACCTGATTGACAAGGACAAGGGGCTGCAGCAGTATTTTGTGGACATCAACATCCAGAACAAGAAGCTGGAGACGCTGTTGCACAGCCTGGAGGTGGCCCAGAGTGGCACAGCCAAGGAGGACGGCACCGGGGAGTCGGCCGGCGGCTCCCCTGCCCGCTCCCTCACCCGCAGCTCCACCTACACCAAGCTGAGTGACCCGGCCGTCTGTGGTGACCGCCAGCCCGGGGACCCCCCCAGCGCCTCCGCCGAGGATGGAGCTGACAGCGGCTATGCAGCCGCCGATGACTCGCTGAGCCGGACGGATGCCCTGGAGGCCAGCAGCCTGCTGTCGTCGGGGGTGGACTGCGGCCCGGAGGAGACCTCACTGCACGGCTCCTTCAGCCTGGGCCCCCGCTTCCCCGCCAGCAACACCTGCGAGAAGCTGCTGTGTGGCATGGAGGCTGGCGTGCAGGCCAGCTGCATGCAGGAGCGTGCCATCCAGACAGACTTCGCACAGTACCAGCCTGACCTGGACACCATCCTGGAGAAAGTGACCCAGGCCCAGGTCTACGGGACAGTGTTCGAGTCAGAGGACAGgtgcccagagccaggcccccaccccccagggcccAGAGACCCTAACTCAGCAGTGGTGGTGACCGTGGGTGATGAGCTCGAGACCCCGGAGCCCGTCACCTGCGGGCCTACTCCACACCATCCCAGCGCCAACCCCAACCCTGGCCCATCAGTGAGCGTGGTGTGCCCcgtggaagaggaggaagaggccaCAGCCTCTGCTGAGAAGGAGCCCAAGAGCTACTGGAGCCGCCACTACCTCGTGGATCTGCTGGCCGTGGTGGTGCCAGCCGTGCCCACGGTGGCCTGGCTCTGCCGCTCCCAGCGGCGCCAGGGCCAGCCCATTTACAAcatcagctccctgctgcggGGCTGCTGCACCGTGGCCTTGCACTCCATCCGCAGGATCAGCTGCCGCTCGCTGGGCCAGCCgggtcccagctctgcaggcggtggctcccaGCTCTGA
- the SNPH gene encoding syntaphilin isoform X3 yields the protein MAMSLPGSRRASAGSRRRTSPPVSVRDAYGTSSLSSSSNSGSCKGSDSSPTPRRSMKYTLCSDNHGIKPPTPEQYLTPLQQKEVCIRHLKARLKDTQDRLQDRDTEIDDLKMQLSRMQEDWIEEECHRVEAQLALKEARKEIKQLKQVIDTVKNNLIDKDKGLQQYFVDINIQNKKLETLLHSLEVAQSGTAKEDGTGESAGGSPARSLTRSSTYTKLSDPAVCGDRQPGDPPSASAEDGADSGYAAADDSLSRTDALEASSLLSSGVDCGPEETSLHGSFSLGPRFPASNTCEKLLCGMEAGVQASCMQERAIQTDFAQYQPDLDTILEKVTQAQVYGTVFESEDRCPEPGPHPPGPRDPNSAVVVTVGDELETPEPVTCGPTPHHPSANPNPGPSVSVVCPVEEEEEATASAEKEPKSYWSRHYLVDLLAVVVPAVPTVAWLCRSQRRQGQPIYNISSLLRGCCTVALHSIRRISCRSLGQPGPSSAGGGSQL from the exons ATGGCCATGTCCCTGCCAGGGAGCAGACGGGCCTCTGCTGGATCCCGCAG gCGCACCTCTCCTCCCGTGAGCGTGCGGGATGCCTACGGCACCTCTtccctcagcagcagcagcaactcgGGCTCCTGCAAGGGCAGCGACAGCAGCCCCACGCCCAG GCGCTCCATGAAGTACACGCTGTGCAGTGACAACCATGGCATCAAGCCCCCGACCCCGGAGCAGTACCTGACTCCGCTGCAGCAGAAGGAGGTATGCATCCGGCACCTGAAGGCCCGGCTGAAGGACACACAGGACCGCCTCCAGGACCG GGACACTGAGATTGATGACCTGAAGATGCAGCTGTCCCGCATGCAGGAGGACTGGATCGAGGAGGAGTGCCACCGTGTGGAGGCCCAGCTGGCCTTGAAGGAGGCCCGCAAGGAGATCAAGCAGCTCAAGCAGGTCATTGACACTGTCAAGAACAACCTGATTGACAAGGACAAGGGGCTGCAGCAGTATTTTGTGGACATCAACATCCAGAACAAGAAGCTGGAGACGCTGTTGCACAGCCTGGAGGTGGCCCAGAGTGGCACAGCCAAGGAGGACGGCACCGGGGAGTCGGCCGGCGGCTCCCCTGCCCGCTCCCTCACCCGCAGCTCCACCTACACCAAGCTGAGTGACCCGGCCGTCTGTGGTGACCGCCAGCCCGGGGACCCCCCCAGCGCCTCCGCCGAGGATGGAGCTGACAGCGGCTATGCAGCCGCCGATGACTCGCTGAGCCGGACGGATGCCCTGGAGGCCAGCAGCCTGCTGTCGTCGGGGGTGGACTGCGGCCCGGAGGAGACCTCACTGCACGGCTCCTTCAGCCTGGGCCCCCGCTTCCCCGCCAGCAACACCTGCGAGAAGCTGCTGTGTGGCATGGAGGCTGGCGTGCAGGCCAGCTGCATGCAGGAGCGTGCCATCCAGACAGACTTCGCACAGTACCAGCCTGACCTGGACACCATCCTGGAGAAAGTGACCCAGGCCCAGGTCTACGGGACAGTGTTCGAGTCAGAGGACAGgtgcccagagccaggcccccaccccccagggcccAGAGACCCTAACTCAGCAGTGGTGGTGACCGTGGGTGATGAGCTCGAGACCCCGGAGCCCGTCACCTGCGGGCCTACTCCACACCATCCCAGCGCCAACCCCAACCCTGGCCCATCAGTGAGCGTGGTGTGCCCcgtggaagaggaggaagaggccaCAGCCTCTGCTGAGAAGGAGCCCAAGAGCTACTGGAGCCGCCACTACCTCGTGGATCTGCTGGCCGTGGTGGTGCCAGCCGTGCCCACGGTGGCCTGGCTCTGCCGCTCCCAGCGGCGCCAGGGCCAGCCCATTTACAAcatcagctccctgctgcggGGCTGCTGCACCGTGGCCTTGCACTCCATCCGCAGGATCAGCTGCCGCTCGCTGGGCCAGCCgggtcccagctctgcaggcggtggctcccaGCTCTGA
- the SNPH gene encoding syntaphilin isoform X1, whose protein sequence is MPGSGPSERMTWPGPALPAAPTTRPLSSAPGTPPIPPLTRTRSLMAMSLPGSRRASAGSRRRTSPPVSVRDAYGTSSLSSSSNSGSCKGSDSSPTPRRSMKYTLCSDNHGIKPPTPEQYLTPLQQKEVCIRHLKARLKDTQDRLQDRDTEIDDLKMQLSRMQEDWIEEECHRVEAQLALKEARKEIKQLKQVIDTVKNNLIDKDKGLQQYFVDINIQNKKLETLLHSLEVAQSGTAKEDGTGESAGGSPARSLTRSSTYTKLSDPAVCGDRQPGDPPSASAEDGADSGYAAADDSLSRTDALEASSLLSSGVDCGPEETSLHGSFSLGPRFPASNTCEKLLCGMEAGVQASCMQERAIQTDFAQYQPDLDTILEKVTQAQVYGTVFESEDRCPEPGPHPPGPRDPNSAVVVTVGDELETPEPVTCGPTPHHPSANPNPGPSVSVVCPVEEEEEATASAEKEPKSYWSRHYLVDLLAVVVPAVPTVAWLCRSQRRQGQPIYNISSLLRGCCTVALHSIRRISCRSLGQPGPSSAGGGSQL, encoded by the exons ATGCCGGGCAGCGGCCCCAGCGAGAGGATGACGTGGCCAGGCCCGGCCCTCCCCGCGGCCCCCACAACCCGCCCTCTCTCCTCAGCCCCCGGGACACCGCCCATCCCGCCCCTCACCCGGACCCGCAGCCTCATGGCCATGTCCCTGCCAGGGAGCAGACGGGCCTCTGCTGGATCCCGCAG gCGCACCTCTCCTCCCGTGAGCGTGCGGGATGCCTACGGCACCTCTtccctcagcagcagcagcaactcgGGCTCCTGCAAGGGCAGCGACAGCAGCCCCACGCCCAG GCGCTCCATGAAGTACACGCTGTGCAGTGACAACCATGGCATCAAGCCCCCGACCCCGGAGCAGTACCTGACTCCGCTGCAGCAGAAGGAGGTATGCATCCGGCACCTGAAGGCCCGGCTGAAGGACACACAGGACCGCCTCCAGGACCG GGACACTGAGATTGATGACCTGAAGATGCAGCTGTCCCGCATGCAGGAGGACTGGATCGAGGAGGAGTGCCACCGTGTGGAGGCCCAGCTGGCCTTGAAGGAGGCCCGCAAGGAGATCAAGCAGCTCAAGCAGGTCATTGACACTGTCAAGAACAACCTGATTGACAAGGACAAGGGGCTGCAGCAGTATTTTGTGGACATCAACATCCAGAACAAGAAGCTGGAGACGCTGTTGCACAGCCTGGAGGTGGCCCAGAGTGGCACAGCCAAGGAGGACGGCACCGGGGAGTCGGCCGGCGGCTCCCCTGCCCGCTCCCTCACCCGCAGCTCCACCTACACCAAGCTGAGTGACCCGGCCGTCTGTGGTGACCGCCAGCCCGGGGACCCCCCCAGCGCCTCCGCCGAGGATGGAGCTGACAGCGGCTATGCAGCCGCCGATGACTCGCTGAGCCGGACGGATGCCCTGGAGGCCAGCAGCCTGCTGTCGTCGGGGGTGGACTGCGGCCCGGAGGAGACCTCACTGCACGGCTCCTTCAGCCTGGGCCCCCGCTTCCCCGCCAGCAACACCTGCGAGAAGCTGCTGTGTGGCATGGAGGCTGGCGTGCAGGCCAGCTGCATGCAGGAGCGTGCCATCCAGACAGACTTCGCACAGTACCAGCCTGACCTGGACACCATCCTGGAGAAAGTGACCCAGGCCCAGGTCTACGGGACAGTGTTCGAGTCAGAGGACAGgtgcccagagccaggcccccaccccccagggcccAGAGACCCTAACTCAGCAGTGGTGGTGACCGTGGGTGATGAGCTCGAGACCCCGGAGCCCGTCACCTGCGGGCCTACTCCACACCATCCCAGCGCCAACCCCAACCCTGGCCCATCAGTGAGCGTGGTGTGCCCcgtggaagaggaggaagaggccaCAGCCTCTGCTGAGAAGGAGCCCAAGAGCTACTGGAGCCGCCACTACCTCGTGGATCTGCTGGCCGTGGTGGTGCCAGCCGTGCCCACGGTGGCCTGGCTCTGCCGCTCCCAGCGGCGCCAGGGCCAGCCCATTTACAAcatcagctccctgctgcggGGCTGCTGCACCGTGGCCTTGCACTCCATCCGCAGGATCAGCTGCCGCTCGCTGGGCCAGCCgggtcccagctctgcaggcggtggctcccaGCTCTGA